The Bicyclus anynana chromosome 4, ilBicAnyn1.1, whole genome shotgun sequence genome window below encodes:
- the LOC112058414 gene encoding transmembrane protein 256 homolog: MVNLVDTLMLNTVAEGTMNILRNIGLFKSKQPVNPPPAIIIKMPLWELAQEAGPFVRLAGISGATAVVLGAMGAHRTFPETESKEDLKKIFETANRFHFLHTLALMTVPLCRRPYIAGTFFIAGMGLFCGTCYYHAFTGERALRRLTPVGGSFLILGWIAMVL, encoded by the exons ATGGTTAATCTCGTCGATACACTTATGTTAAATACGGTGGCGGAGGGAACTATGAATATTTTACGCAATATC GGACTGTTTAAAAGTAAGCAGCCTGTGAATCCTCCGCCGGCAATTATAATCAAGATGCCTTTATGGGAGCTAGCGCAAGAGGCTGGGCCGTTCGTGCGGCTAGCGGGGATAAGTGGAGCTACGGCCGTGGTTCTAGGCGCTATGGGCGCTCATCGAACATTCCCAGAAACAGAGAGTAAAGAAGACCttaagaaaatttttgaaaCTGCTAACAGATTTCATTTTCTCCACACACTTGCCCTTATGACGGTACCACTGTGCAGGCGACCTTATATT GCTGGCACATTCTTTATAGCAGGAATGGGACTCTTCTGTGGCACGTGCTATTACCATGCTTTCACTGGAGAACGCGCATTGCGTCGTCTAACGCCTGTCGGCGGCTCTTTTCTCATTCTGGGGTGGATCGCGATGGTACTGTAG